In one Chryseobacterium camelliae genomic region, the following are encoded:
- a CDS encoding T9SS type A sorting domain-containing protein, producing the protein MRQIFILLSVIFSTYQVNGQTTFPYTRSWGTYVGGTGNLLFDEYKVESNVFQDSQNNIYTNSKTTMQNGYQSSYYNQFVLGGNNCDMSSSINLYHAVFGSSGMMIFAGYKGSAISTNNNFEILRGIDPQDNKYILKGYNGIISNLSTSGVWLTQNQNPSSNKTFTLSKYSPSGSLLWTTYLPKTLSVRGMMLRFDEESNIYLEGTTDESIPGLTTSGVFLENFVTYQNSATTGLNSYLVKLNSSGQKIWATYSPDIYDYEVHEGYIYTVSQYDATMPGNYTDSGTFQPSVPAQNIITKINSATGQKVWGTFYGTPILPNTYTGTGIYDIEVNSTGIYVSGQNENTNSPTYFATSGAFKPQMTGSGDLFLSKFDFTGNRVWGTYFGTNGYDLILGFSNLSVFGNKIIITGNQYGASDNISTPNAFLTTVPNTSSNWTNMYFAEFDDTGARLWSSYYGGPGTCFYGEYITPKFSSDGSFILYGTTGATSGIGTSNGAFPSMLNPAGQQPFGYIAKFVLKEQLSTSETTKTTDLILYDNPNNGNFYLKGDALEKQQASIKLLDMSGRLVAEQKLEKNKINFIQMKGRLSAGNYMFQVLSDQSEEIKVFKMTVQ; encoded by the coding sequence ATGAGACAAATTTTTATTCTATTATCTGTAATCTTCTCAACTTATCAGGTAAACGGTCAAACCACGTTTCCCTACACCAGATCGTGGGGAACTTATGTAGGAGGTACGGGAAATTTATTATTCGACGAATATAAGGTAGAAAGCAATGTATTTCAGGATTCCCAGAATAATATTTATACTAACTCAAAAACCACAATGCAAAATGGCTATCAGAGCAGTTATTATAATCAGTTTGTTTTGGGAGGGAATAATTGCGATATGTCTTCTAGTATCAATCTGTATCATGCGGTATTCGGGAGTTCGGGAATGATGATTTTTGCTGGTTATAAAGGTTCTGCCATCAGTACAAATAATAATTTTGAAATTTTGAGAGGTATTGACCCTCAGGATAATAAATATATTTTGAAAGGATACAACGGCATTATCAGCAATCTTTCTACTTCCGGTGTTTGGCTTACCCAAAATCAAAATCCTTCTTCAAACAAAACATTTACACTCTCAAAATACTCTCCTTCCGGAAGCTTATTGTGGACGACTTATCTTCCTAAAACATTGTCAGTAAGAGGAATGATGCTAAGATTTGATGAGGAAAGTAATATATATTTAGAAGGTACTACCGATGAAAGTATTCCGGGATTGACTACTTCAGGTGTATTTCTTGAGAATTTTGTTACGTACCAAAATAGTGCAACAACCGGATTAAACAGTTATCTGGTAAAGCTTAACAGTTCCGGACAAAAGATATGGGCCACTTATTCGCCGGACATTTATGATTATGAAGTACATGAAGGTTATATTTATACTGTTTCACAATATGATGCTACCATGCCGGGAAATTATACGGATTCAGGAACTTTTCAGCCTTCGGTACCAGCTCAAAATATAATTACTAAAATTAATAGTGCAACTGGACAAAAAGTATGGGGTACATTTTACGGAACTCCTATTTTACCAAATACTTATACGGGAACCGGAATTTATGATATTGAAGTAAATTCTACTGGAATCTACGTATCCGGGCAAAATGAAAATACAAACTCTCCAACCTATTTTGCAACGAGTGGAGCATTTAAACCACAGATGACAGGATCCGGAGATCTTTTCTTAAGCAAATTTGACTTTACAGGAAACAGGGTTTGGGGTACTTATTTTGGAACCAATGGATATGATCTTATTCTAGGATTCAGCAACCTGTCTGTTTTCGGCAACAAAATTATTATTACGGGGAACCAATATGGGGCATCTGATAACATTTCTACTCCAAATGCTTTTTTAACGACTGTTCCTAATACGTCATCAAATTGGACAAATATGTATTTTGCTGAGTTTGACGATACCGGTGCAAGATTATGGTCTTCCTATTACGGAGGACCGGGAACCTGTTTTTATGGAGAATACATTACGCCAAAATTTTCATCTGACGGTTCTTTTATATTGTATGGAACAACAGGAGCAACTTCGGGTATCGGAACTTCAAACGGAGCGTTTCCATCCATGCTGAACCCAGCTGGTCAGCAGCCTTTTGGTTACATTGCAAAATTTGTTTTGAAAGAACAGCTTTCTACATCTGAAACTACGAAAACTACCGATCTTATCCTTTATGATAATCCAAACAATGGAAACTTCTATTTAAAAGGAGATGCCCTTGAAAAACAACAGGCTTCCATTAAGCTGTTAGATATGTCCGGAAGATTGGTCGCCGAACAAAAACTTGAGAAGAACAAAATTAATTTTATTCAAATGAAAGGAAGACTTTCTGCAGGAAATTACATGTTTCAGGTGCTTTCTGATCAATCGGAAGAAATTAAGGTGTTTAAAATGACTGTGCAATAA
- the uvrA gene encoding excinuclease ABC subunit UvrA, with protein MASTTDIDIKKQIFVKNAHLNNLKHIDVLIPKNKLIVITGVSGSGKSSLAFDTIYAEGQRRYVESLSSYARQFLGKLEKPKVDDIKGLAPSIAIQQKVISSNPRSTVGTSTEIYDYMKLLFARIGKTYSPVSGEEVKKDSVSDVVDFIKSSQKDASFLLTAPLKYDLSNFSENLNVLKLAGFTRLEINGNVAGIEDLESFGFTPEEGMEINLVIDRFSYEEDESFLQRLADSIQMAFYEGHGYCSLKNIDTGKIKEFSNKFELDGIEFLEPNVHFFSFNNPYGACPTCEGYGKVIGIDEDLVIPNKTLSIFEDAVASWKGESMSEWKKDFIKKAKDFPIHKPYHQLTKEQRAYLWKGDGSKTFPSVNNFFQMLEENLYKIQYRVMLSRYRGKTLCPTCEGLRLREETSWVKIDGHNIQSMIELPLDELFPLISSLTLSDHDKEVAKRLLYEITTRLEFLLKVGLGYLTLNRTSNTLSGGESQRINLATSLGSSLVGSIYILDEPSIGLHSRDTENLIEVLQNLRDLGNTVVVVEHDEDVMKAADYIIDIGPEAGYLGGELVFAGDYTELKDADTLTSKYLTGRLEIEVPAKRRKGKEWIHIKGARQNNLKNIDVDVPLENLVVISGVSGSGKSTLMKEILTNDIQIQLGMGGKKGDYDSVEFPKKLIKHIELIDQNPIGKSSRSNPVTYLKAYDDIRDLFAKQKVSKMMGYKPKHFSFNVDGGRCDECKGEGVINVSMQFMADIELECEVCKGTRFKNEILEVKFDEKNISDILHMTVDEALEFFKDNHEEKIVTKLKPLQDVGLGYLQLGQSSSTLSGGEAQRVKLASFLVKGVTTDKTLFIFDEPSTGLHFHDIQKLLKSLQALIDLGHSVIVIEHQPDIIKCADYIIDIGPEAGKYGGEVVFAGTPEDLAENKKSHTAKYVAEKL; from the coding sequence ATGGCTTCAACTACAGATATAGATATTAAAAAACAGATTTTCGTTAAGAATGCACACCTTAACAATCTGAAACACATCGATGTACTTATTCCTAAAAATAAATTAATTGTCATCACGGGAGTTTCCGGAAGCGGAAAATCATCACTGGCTTTTGATACGATTTATGCGGAAGGACAGAGAAGATACGTTGAAAGTTTGAGCTCTTATGCGCGTCAGTTTTTAGGAAAATTAGAAAAACCGAAAGTTGACGATATTAAAGGATTAGCTCCTTCCATAGCTATTCAGCAGAAAGTAATTTCGTCAAATCCCCGTTCTACGGTAGGTACTTCTACGGAAATTTATGACTATATGAAACTTCTTTTCGCGAGAATCGGGAAAACCTATTCTCCAGTTTCAGGTGAAGAAGTAAAAAAAGATTCGGTTTCTGATGTGGTGGATTTTATTAAATCATCCCAAAAAGATGCTTCATTTCTATTAACGGCTCCGTTAAAATATGATCTGTCAAATTTTAGCGAAAATTTAAATGTTTTAAAGCTTGCCGGTTTCACGCGATTGGAAATCAACGGAAATGTTGCCGGAATCGAGGATTTGGAAAGTTTCGGATTTACCCCCGAAGAAGGAATGGAAATCAACCTGGTGATTGACCGTTTTTCGTATGAAGAAGATGAAAGTTTCCTTCAGAGATTGGCAGATTCCATTCAGATGGCGTTTTATGAAGGTCATGGGTATTGTTCACTAAAAAATATTGATACCGGAAAAATTAAAGAATTCTCCAATAAATTCGAGCTCGACGGAATTGAATTTCTGGAACCGAATGTTCATTTTTTCAGCTTTAATAATCCTTATGGAGCTTGTCCTACGTGCGAAGGCTACGGAAAAGTAATCGGAATTGATGAAGACTTAGTCATTCCGAATAAAACATTGTCTATTTTCGAAGATGCTGTTGCTTCATGGAAAGGCGAAAGCATGAGCGAATGGAAAAAAGATTTCATCAAAAAAGCAAAAGACTTTCCTATTCATAAGCCTTATCATCAGCTGACCAAAGAGCAGAGAGCTTATCTTTGGAAAGGTGACGGAAGCAAAACGTTCCCATCCGTGAATAATTTCTTCCAGATGCTGGAGGAAAATCTATACAAAATCCAGTATCGTGTAATGCTTTCCAGGTATCGCGGGAAAACACTTTGCCCTACTTGTGAAGGACTAAGATTACGTGAAGAAACCAGCTGGGTAAAAATCGATGGACACAATATCCAGTCGATGATCGAACTTCCTTTAGACGAACTTTTCCCTTTAATCAGCAGCTTAACATTATCTGATCATGACAAAGAAGTTGCGAAACGATTATTATATGAAATTACAACCCGCCTCGAGTTTTTACTAAAGGTCGGTTTAGGATATTTAACATTAAACAGAACATCCAATACCCTTTCCGGAGGTGAAAGCCAGAGAATTAATTTGGCGACAAGCTTAGGCAGCTCTTTGGTGGGATCCATTTATATTCTGGATGAGCCATCAATCGGGCTTCACTCCAGAGATACCGAGAACTTAATTGAAGTATTGCAGAATCTTCGTGACCTGGGAAATACAGTAGTTGTTGTAGAACACGACGAAGATGTGATGAAAGCGGCCGATTATATCATCGATATTGGTCCTGAAGCAGGATATTTGGGTGGTGAGCTTGTTTTTGCAGGAGATTATACAGAACTGAAAGATGCAGATACGTTAACGTCAAAATATCTGACCGGAAGACTGGAGATTGAAGTCCCTGCAAAACGCAGAAAAGGCAAAGAATGGATCCATATAAAAGGAGCCCGTCAAAATAATCTTAAAAACATTGATGTAGACGTTCCTTTAGAAAATCTTGTGGTAATTTCAGGAGTTTCCGGAAGTGGAAAATCTACCTTAATGAAAGAAATCCTTACGAATGATATTCAGATTCAGTTGGGAATGGGCGGTAAAAAAGGAGATTATGATTCTGTCGAATTTCCTAAAAAGCTCATTAAGCATATTGAACTGATTGACCAAAACCCAATCGGAAAATCTTCAAGATCGAATCCTGTAACCTATCTTAAAGCGTATGATGACATCAGAGATTTGTTTGCGAAACAAAAGGTCTCAAAAATGATGGGCTACAAACCTAAGCATTTCTCTTTCAATGTTGATGGAGGGCGCTGTGATGAATGTAAGGGTGAAGGTGTAATCAATGTTTCGATGCAGTTCATGGCGGATATTGAGCTGGAATGCGAGGTTTGTAAAGGAACCCGCTTCAAAAACGAAATCCTGGAAGTGAAATTTGACGAAAAAAATATTTCCGATATCCTTCACATGACGGTGGATGAAGCTTTGGAATTCTTCAAAGATAACCATGAAGAAAAGATTGTTACCAAGCTGAAACCATTGCAGGACGTTGGATTAGGATATTTACAGTTAGGACAAAGCTCCTCTACTCTTTCCGGAGGTGAGGCACAGCGTGTAAAATTGGCTTCTTTCCTGGTAAAAGGGGTTACCACAGATAAAACCTTATTTATTTTTGATGAGCCTTCAACCGGGCTACATTTCCATGATATTCAGAAATTATTGAAATCCTTACAGGCTTTAATTGATTTGGGACATTCTGTAATCGTTATCGAACATCAGCCGGATATCATTAAATGTGCAGATTATATCATCGATATCGGACCTGAAGCAGGAAAATATGGCGGTGAAGTGGTTTTTGCCGGAACACCGGAAGATTTGGCAGAAAATAAGAAATCTCATACAGCGAAATATGTTGCTGAGAAATTATAG
- a CDS encoding TonB-dependent receptor plug domain-containing protein, whose protein sequence is MIKRIGSLFFVGSVFFMQAQEKTTDIETIEVQGKFISTPYKSANQNITIITKEEIAHSPAKSIDEVLQQVAGMDIRRRGANGVQSDVTFRGSSFEQVLLLINGIRMNDSQTGHNALNIPVDLADVERIEVIKGPAARRFGQNAYAGAINIITKINSGKNVKINAEAGDYESYGLGLSAHLGGEKFSNSLNMSSNSSQGYMYNTDYDIRNVFYQSQLKIKDGDVKLQAGFSEKKFGANGFYSSAAATEQYEELQASIISLAHRQSFGNFKLNSNIYWRRGQDMYLYNRQKPEIYRNMHIGNNVGGEVNSSYTWGLGTTGVGVELRKEFLASNNLGNRERFVSQVFFEHYFSFFDKKLNISPGISWANYSNAGNFFYPGLDVGYNFTGNSKVYGNISKVHRVPTFTDLFYMSKTENGNPNLKPESALYAEIGYQYQTKNILVKASGFLRDSNKPIDWIKTSLNDPVWYAQNVGDMKIKGIEIEVSHQVLNWLKYSVGYTYLDNDFKQSKDFVSRYTLDNLKHQYIEKLEIKFLKNFTNEIVYRYNQRLNNGSYHLLDEKISFAKKDYSMYVLINNITNTEYTEAFGVKMPQRWFHIGFSYNINIK, encoded by the coding sequence ATGATCAAGAGAATAGGCAGTCTTTTTTTTGTTGGATCTGTGTTTTTTATGCAAGCTCAGGAAAAAACTACTGATATTGAAACCATTGAAGTTCAAGGAAAATTTATTTCAACTCCGTATAAATCGGCTAATCAGAATATTACCATTATTACGAAGGAAGAAATTGCACATTCACCTGCAAAAAGTATTGACGAAGTTCTTCAGCAGGTTGCAGGCATGGATATAAGAAGGAGAGGAGCCAATGGAGTACAGAGTGACGTTACTTTTAGAGGAAGTTCTTTTGAACAGGTACTTCTTCTTATCAACGGGATCAGAATGAACGATTCTCAGACCGGGCATAATGCTCTGAACATTCCGGTAGACCTTGCGGATGTAGAAAGAATTGAGGTTATAAAAGGACCTGCAGCAAGAAGATTCGGGCAAAATGCTTATGCGGGGGCCATCAATATTATTACTAAAATCAATTCCGGTAAAAATGTAAAAATTAATGCAGAAGCTGGAGATTATGAATCTTATGGATTAGGACTGAGTGCTCATTTGGGAGGTGAAAAATTTTCAAATTCATTGAATATGAGCTCCAATTCTTCTCAAGGATATATGTATAATACGGATTACGACATCCGTAATGTTTTTTATCAGAGTCAGTTAAAAATAAAAGATGGCGATGTAAAATTACAGGCCGGTTTTTCTGAGAAAAAATTTGGGGCTAACGGTTTTTACTCATCTGCGGCGGCGACGGAACAGTATGAGGAACTTCAGGCTTCCATTATAAGCTTGGCACATAGACAGAGTTTTGGGAATTTTAAACTTAATTCCAATATATATTGGAGAAGAGGGCAGGATATGTATTTATACAACCGTCAGAAGCCTGAAATCTACAGAAATATGCATATTGGAAATAATGTAGGCGGAGAAGTGAATTCAAGTTATACCTGGGGATTGGGAACCACCGGCGTAGGCGTTGAGCTGAGAAAGGAGTTTTTGGCAAGTAATAATTTAGGAAACAGAGAACGTTTTGTATCACAGGTTTTCTTTGAGCATTATTTCTCATTCTTTGATAAAAAGCTGAATATTTCTCCGGGAATTTCTTGGGCAAATTATTCCAATGCGGGAAACTTTTTTTATCCGGGTCTTGATGTTGGATATAACTTTACCGGCAATAGTAAAGTCTATGGTAATATTTCAAAAGTTCATAGAGTTCCTACATTCACCGACTTGTTTTATATGAGTAAAACAGAGAATGGAAACCCTAATTTAAAACCGGAAAGCGCTTTATATGCCGAGATTGGATATCAGTATCAAACTAAAAATATCTTGGTAAAAGCAAGTGGTTTTCTGAGAGATTCTAACAAACCCATTGACTGGATAAAAACGTCTTTAAACGATCCTGTTTGGTATGCTCAGAATGTGGGAGATATGAAAATAAAAGGGATTGAGATTGAGGTCAGTCATCAGGTACTCAATTGGCTTAAATATTCTGTAGGATACACCTATTTGGATAATGACTTCAAGCAGTCCAAAGATTTTGTTTCCAGATATACTTTAGACAACTTAAAACATCAATATATTGAAAAACTTGAAATTAAATTTCTGAAAAACTTTACCAACGAAATTGTTTACCGATACAATCAGAGGTTAAATAACGGAAGTTATCATCTTTTGGATGAAAAAATAAGTTTCGCTAAAAAAGACTATTCTATGTATGTTTTAATTAATAATATTACAAATACGGAATATACGGAAGCATTTGGTGTGAAAATGCCGCAAAGATGGTTTCATATCGGGTTTTCGTACAATATTAATATTAAGTAA
- a CDS encoding DUF2490 domain-containing protein, producing MKLFLSLSLLLSLTFIKAQEHISGFGALTLTYKFHPKFFLYAEGQMRSIDEFTYPDYYEIKGGLGYYLTKNHKPFIGLGRYATYKDHAINKEEFRVWLQDVIDIKKGIVKFENRFRAEKSWFYEPQTDKSSERMRYRYRLNVSVPLNAKEVKKGTVFANAYDEVFFVTPMKPTFARNRVYGGLGYQIDNNLGVAAGYLWQREFEAKGNKNLHFLYVALNINIDGTNHPVKTFDYPGAD from the coding sequence ATGAAACTTTTTCTAAGCCTTAGCTTACTTTTAAGTCTTACTTTTATTAAAGCCCAAGAACATATTTCCGGATTTGGCGCACTAACGTTAACCTATAAGTTTCATCCGAAATTTTTCTTATATGCAGAAGGTCAGATGAGAAGTATTGATGAGTTTACTTATCCTGATTATTATGAAATAAAAGGAGGACTGGGGTATTATCTTACCAAAAATCATAAGCCTTTTATAGGTTTAGGGAGATATGCAACGTATAAAGACCATGCAATCAATAAGGAGGAATTCAGAGTATGGCTGCAGGATGTGATCGATATTAAAAAGGGGATCGTAAAGTTTGAAAACCGTTTTCGTGCTGAGAAAAGCTGGTTTTATGAACCTCAGACTGATAAAAGCTCGGAAAGAATGCGTTACCGTTACCGTTTGAATGTAAGTGTTCCTTTGAATGCTAAGGAAGTGAAGAAAGGAACTGTGTTTGCCAATGCGTACGATGAAGTATTTTTCGTAACTCCGATGAAACCTACTTTTGCAAGAAACAGAGTGTATGGAGGATTGGGATATCAGATCGACAACAATTTAGGAGTTGCAGCAGGATATCTCTGGCAAAGAGAATTTGAAGCTAAAGGAAACAAAAACCTACATTTTCTTTACGTTGCATTAAATATCAATATTGACGGTACCAACCATCCGGTAAAAACATTTGATTATCCTGGAGCGGATTAA
- a CDS encoding phosphohydrolase, giving the protein MIKEELLHKAIKIATKAHKGQTDKYHAPYIAHVMRVMEYGKTTDEKIVGVLHDVVEDHPSEFSLDYLRSEGFPEYIIFAISCLTKYDPEEDYDEFIKRTERSPLAVAVKINDLRDNMDLRRVNRELTVKDIKRFNKYLKAYRYLIEKY; this is encoded by the coding sequence ATGATAAAAGAAGAACTGCTTCATAAAGCAATTAAAATAGCGACCAAAGCACATAAAGGACAAACCGACAAATATCACGCACCCTATATCGCTCACGTCATGCGTGTTATGGAATATGGCAAAACTACCGATGAAAAAATAGTAGGAGTTTTGCATGATGTAGTCGAAGATCATCCTTCAGAATTCAGTCTGGATTATTTAAGAAGCGAAGGATTTCCGGAATATATTATTTTTGCGATAAGCTGCCTTACCAAGTATGATCCTGAGGAAGACTATGATGAGTTCATCAAAAGAACCGAAAGATCTCCTTTGGCAGTTGCTGTGAAGATCAACGACCTTCGTGATAATATGGATCTGAGAAGAGTGAATAGAGAGCTTACTGTAAAAGATATTAAGCGATTCAATAAATACTTGAAAGCTTACCGCTATCTTATTGAAAAGTATTAA
- a CDS encoding YegP family protein: MGKFIISKRANGDFQFNLKAGNGQVILSSQGYSSKSSCENGVDSVKKNSQDDSKFERNAAKDGRHYFNLKATNGQIIGTSQMYEAASGMENGIESVKTNAPDASVEEETN; the protein is encoded by the coding sequence ATGGGAAAATTTATCATTTCTAAACGTGCAAACGGAGATTTTCAGTTTAATTTGAAGGCAGGAAACGGCCAGGTTATATTATCCAGTCAGGGATATAGTAGCAAATCATCCTGCGAAAACGGAGTCGATTCTGTAAAGAAAAATTCACAGGACGATTCAAAATTTGAGAGAAATGCTGCAAAAGACGGACGTCACTACTTTAATTTAAAGGCAACCAACGGACAGATCATTGGAACAAGCCAAATGTATGAGGCTGCAAGCGGAATGGAAAACGGCATAGAGTCTGTAAAAACGAATGCACCCGATGCATCTGTAGAAGAAGAAACAAATTAG
- a CDS encoding response regulator transcription factor — MEPVKHILNDIWDRYPEALSNEYITVALPEVEKLIAELFALGPFYYYTLNVGNSTLCNFSESILSIHNLKKYPQHLKDVIDLVHPDDLPFVMEAEAWTLEMYKEIGFEHQTQLKSGYCFRMKTKENVYELFHHQAIHTLKDEQGRLLQTINIHTNIQSIAQENNYVVTVSGIGSRHDFYQKTLRPELFALNISERLTKRELEVFVLLIKGYSDKEIAETIVISYHTVRTHHKNILKKTKSKNSKELIKKGLVQGFL, encoded by the coding sequence ATGGAACCTGTTAAACATATACTTAATGATATTTGGGATAGATATCCGGAAGCCTTGTCTAATGAGTATATAACAGTGGCATTACCTGAAGTGGAAAAACTTATTGCTGAATTATTTGCTTTAGGACCTTTCTATTATTATACCTTAAATGTTGGGAACAGTACGCTTTGTAACTTCAGCGAGAGTATTCTGTCTATTCACAACCTGAAAAAATATCCTCAGCATCTGAAAGATGTTATCGATCTTGTTCATCCCGATGATTTACCTTTCGTAATGGAAGCGGAAGCATGGACGTTAGAAATGTATAAGGAAATTGGGTTTGAACATCAGACACAACTGAAATCCGGGTACTGTTTTCGGATGAAGACAAAAGAAAATGTTTATGAACTTTTCCATCATCAGGCAATCCATACTTTAAAAGATGAACAGGGAAGGCTGTTGCAAACCATAAACATCCACACCAATATTCAAAGTATTGCACAGGAGAATAATTATGTGGTAACGGTTTCCGGGATCGGATCGAGACACGATTTTTATCAAAAGACATTACGCCCGGAATTATTCGCTTTAAATATATCCGAACGTCTCACGAAAAGAGAACTTGAGGTTTTCGTATTATTAATAAAAGGGTACAGTGACAAGGAAATCGCTGAAACTATTGTGATTTCGTATCATACGGTTCGTACCCATCACAAAAACATCCTGAAGAAAACCAAAAGCAAAAACAGCAAAGAACTTATAAAAAAAGGGTTGGTACAAGGTTTTTTATAA
- a CDS encoding acyl-CoA dehydrogenase family protein, which translates to MSNILKGGEFLIKEIPANEIFSLEELSEEQKMLRDSAKEFIDREVIPQHDRFEKKDYALTEEKMRQLGEMGLLGITVPEEYGGLGMGFVSTMLACDYVSGGNGSLATAYGAHTGIGTLPTLLYGSEELKKKYLPDLAAGTKFGAYCLTEPDAGSDANSGKTRARLSEDGKHYIINGQKMWISNAGFADTFTLFAKIDDDKNITGFVINRSELENPESLTFGEEEHKLGIRSSSTRQVFFNDMKVPVENMLGERNNGFKIALNALNVGRIKLAAANLDGQRRILNHSIQYSNERKQFGVSISTFGAIRKKIAEMSTGVFVSEAGSYRLAKNVEDKIAELVAGGMDHQQAELKGVEEFAVEASILKVFVSDLTQTTADEGIQIYGGMGFSEDTPMESAWRDARIGRIYEGTNEINRLLAVGMLIKRAMKGELDLLSPAMAISKELMGIPSFEVPDYSAFMSEEKAIIANLKKVFLMVSGAALQKYMMDIEKQQHLLLNASEILNQIYMAESAILRAEKHFSADSVEAAMAQLNLYKAVEKIIVAAKEGIVSFAEGDEQRMMLSGLRRFTKYTNHPNVVALTEKVAAHYIDKGAY; encoded by the coding sequence ATGAGCAATATATTAAAAGGAGGTGAATTCCTAATCAAAGAAATTCCAGCAAACGAAATTTTCAGTCTTGAAGAACTTTCAGAAGAGCAAAAAATGCTTCGCGATTCTGCAAAAGAATTTATTGATAGAGAAGTGATTCCGCAACATGATCGTTTTGAGAAAAAAGATTATGCATTGACGGAGGAAAAAATGCGCCAGTTAGGAGAAATGGGACTGCTGGGAATTACAGTTCCTGAAGAATACGGCGGTCTTGGAATGGGATTCGTTAGCACCATGTTGGCTTGTGATTATGTTTCAGGAGGAAACGGTTCATTAGCAACAGCTTACGGAGCACACACAGGAATCGGGACGTTACCTACTCTTCTTTACGGAAGTGAAGAATTAAAAAAGAAATATCTTCCTGATTTAGCTGCAGGAACAAAATTCGGAGCATATTGCTTGACTGAACCGGATGCCGGATCTGATGCCAATTCAGGGAAAACAAGAGCTAGGCTATCTGAAGACGGAAAACACTATATCATCAACGGACAGAAAATGTGGATTTCCAATGCAGGTTTTGCAGATACTTTCACTTTGTTTGCTAAAATTGATGATGATAAAAACATCACCGGTTTTGTGATCAACCGTTCAGAATTGGAGAATCCTGAAAGCTTAACTTTCGGTGAGGAAGAGCATAAATTGGGTATTCGTTCGTCTTCTACACGCCAGGTTTTCTTTAACGATATGAAAGTTCCTGTAGAGAATATGTTAGGGGAAAGAAACAACGGTTTCAAAATCGCTTTGAATGCCTTGAATGTTGGTAGAATTAAATTGGCTGCAGCAAACCTTGACGGACAAAGAAGAATCTTAAACCACTCTATTCAGTATTCAAACGAAAGAAAACAGTTTGGGGTTTCTATTTCAACTTTCGGGGCGATCAGAAAGAAAATTGCTGAAATGTCAACAGGAGTTTTCGTGAGCGAAGCAGGTTCTTACCGTCTGGCAAAAAATGTTGAGGATAAAATTGCAGAACTGGTTGCAGGAGGAATGGATCATCAGCAAGCTGAATTAAAAGGGGTTGAAGAATTTGCTGTAGAAGCTTCTATTCTTAAAGTTTTCGTATCTGATCTTACTCAGACTACCGCTGACGAAGGAATCCAGATCTACGGAGGAATGGGATTCTCTGAAGATACACCAATGGAATCTGCATGGAGAGATGCAAGAATCGGAAGAATTTATGAAGGAACCAACGAAATCAACAGATTATTGGCAGTTGGAATGTTGATTAAGAGAGCGATGAAAGGAGAATTGGATTTACTTTCTCCTGCAATGGCAATCAGCAAAGAATTGATGGGAATCCCTTCATTTGAAGTTCCTGATTATTCGGCATTCATGAGTGAAGAAAAAGCAATTATTGCCAATCTTAAGAAAGTATTTTTAATGGTTTCAGGTGCTGCTCTTCAAAAATACATGATGGATATTGAGAAACAGCAGCATTTGTTATTAAACGCTTCTGAAATCCTTAACCAGATCTACATGGCAGAATCTGCAATTTTAAGAGCAGAAAAACACTTCTCTGCTGATTCTGTGGAGGCTGCAATGGCTCAATTAAATCTTTACAAAGCGGTTGAGAAAATCATCGTGGCGGCAAAAGAAGGAATTGTTTCTTTCGCAGAAGGTGACGAACAGAGAATGATGCTTTCAGGCTTAAGAAGATTTACAAAGTATACCAATCATCCGAATGTAGTAGCGTTAACAGAAAAAGTGGCTGCACATTATATTGATAAAGGAGCTTACTAG
- a CDS encoding four helix bundle protein, with the protein MYFLSKQILRCGTSIGVNVEEAIAAQSKKDFISKLSIANKEARETKYWLKLYQSSNLVQIEIDSYLKEIESIINILTKIIKTSSENL; encoded by the coding sequence ATTTATTTTTTATCTAAACAAATTCTTCGTTGTGGAACTTCAATTGGCGTAAATGTAGAAGAAGCAATTGCTGCTCAATCTAAAAAAGATTTTATTTCAAAACTTTCTATTGCAAATAAGGAAGCAAGAGAAACAAAATATTGGTTAAAACTTTATCAGTCTTCAAATTTAGTTCAAATCGAAATTGACTCTTATTTGAAAGAAATTGAAAGTATCATTAACATTTTGACTAAAATCATTAAAACTTCATCTGAAAATTTATAA